The Candidatus Nealsonbacteria bacterium CG07_land_8_20_14_0_80_39_13 genome segment TAGACGATCTGGTAAATTCCATTTCCGCCTTGAAAAATAATGTAAAGTACTGCGGTTTTTGTTTCAATACTTTTGAGGGCGAAGGTGATTTTTGCGAAATCTGTTCCAATCCGATAAGGGACAAAACATTGCTTTGCGTCGTAGAAAAAGAAACTGATTTGACCACTCTTGAGCAGACAAAAAAATATAAAGGACTTTATTTTGTTTTGGGAAACAGGGCTTCGGCTTTTAAAAAAGAGGATGTTAAGGGTTTGAGAATTAAAGAACTTGAGGAAAGAGTTAAATCTTCTGAAAAATACGGAATTAAGGCTGATTTCAAGGAGATTATTATAGCTATTAACCCAACGGCCGAGGGAGAGGCGGCCAGCTTGTATCTGGAGCGATTATTAGGCCCTTTAGGCGTCAAAATCACCCGTTTGGGACGAGGATTGCCTATGGGCGCAGAATTAGAGTATGCCGACGAGGAAACCCTCTCCAGCGCCCTCGAAACCCGAAAATAAAAACTCCGCAGTGCGGAGTTTTTGGTTTAATCTTTGAGCCATAATTTACGGTTCGCAGATTACAAGTCCTAAATTAGGAGATGGTTTTGATTTCTACTTCTGTGAACGGCTGTCTGTGCCCCTTTTTAACGCTAGTCCTCTTCTTTGACTTATATTTGAAGGTAATGACCTTGTCGCTCTTTCCTTGTTTCACCACTTCTCCAACAACTTTAGTGTCCTTCACCAAGGGCATTCCCACTTTCACTTTTCCAGCATCTTCCGTCAATAAAACCTCGGAAAAGATTATCTCTTTCCCCGCTTCCTGCTCAAGTTTTTCAATTTTTACTTTATCTCCCGGTTTAACAACGTATTGCTTGCCTCCGGTCTTGATTATAGCCAACATAAATTTTAAATTTTTAATTAAGGATTTGGTTTATCTATCTGTAGGGGTTCGACTTGCTCTTCCCCTTCAGTTAATTTTGCCACGTCTTTATCTATTTTTGCGAATTCTTTATAAGTTTGATTATAAGCGTTTACTACCGTCGTCAAATTATTTCCTAATTTTTTCAAAAATTCATCGTAATTAAGCAAATGTTTCTGCAAACCCCCCACCCTCTTGATAATTTCTTGAGCTGACTCCTCAATCTTTAAAGCTCTCAATCCCTGCATTACTGTTTGAAGGTAAGCGTAGAACGATGTCGGCGAGACAATAATAACCTTTTTCTGTTTGAAAGCGTACTCAATTAAATCAGAAGTGCTTATTTTTATTCCTCCGACCTGATTGACCAAAAGATCGTAATATATGCCTTCAGATGGAATAAACATAAAGGCAAAATCCATTGTCCCTTCGTCCGGCCTGATATATTTTGCCGTTTCTTCAATTCTGTTTTTTAGGTCCTGTTTAAATATTTTTTCTAACTCCCCTCTTCTTTCCGGATTTTTTTCTTCCAGAATTTTATTGTAATTCTCCAGAGAAAATTTGGCGTCTACCGGCAGTATCTTGTCTTTTATGAAGATTACCGCGTCAACAATGTCTCCATTCTTAAATTCATACTGATATTGGTATTGGCCGGGTTGAAAAACATTTTTCAATAGGGTTTCCAGAAAATACTCTCCCAGAATACCTCTTTGCTTCGGATTGGCCAGAATGTCGGTGAGCTTGCCTAATTGCTGTTTTACATCTTTGACATGTTCGTGGTCAGAGTGCAGTTTTTCCAGTTGAGAGGTGATATCTTTAACTATATCTCGGCTTTCTTTTGATTGATATTGAAGGAACTCTATATTTTTCTCCCTTGCCTCTTTTAATTCGTCTTTTATCCCTTTTAGGTCTTCCCTTAGGCTAACGCCGGATTCTTTGTTGTCCTTTTTAGCGATTAAAAAAAAGACTATCCCCAGCAACAACCCTATTATTATAATAAAAAACACCTCATTCATTGTTTTATAACATTAGCATTAACGGAGGAAAAGTTCAATTAAAATGAATAAAAGATAGATACTTAAGAGAATAAACCCTTCCTTTTTGGTTACCTTATTCTTTGTCCTGACGGCAAAGATAAAGGAAAGAGCAGCAATTAAAAGGAATACTTTGGCGACAATAAGAGGAGCGGAATCAACTATTTGAACGGGGCAGATAATCGCTACCACCCCTAAGGCCAAACTGGCCGGGATAATAATTGAGCCCAACAAATTGCCAAGAAGCATGGAGACCTCTCCCCTTCTGGCCGAGTGAATGGAGAAGAATATTTCCGGAAGACAATTCATTGTTCCGGTGATTAATATTCCGACAATCATCAAATTTATGCTTAATTCGACGGAGAAGAAAACAGCTGATTGGATAATCCCTTCGCTGGCTATCAGCAACAAGATAATTCCCAAAAATACTTTGCCTATATTTTTAAAGAAAAACAGCATCTTTCTGTCTGCGGGATTTTCGTCGTCATCGTAAACTTTATTGAATCTTTCTTTTTCCGAGAAAAGCCAGAAAATATAAAAAAAGAAAGACATTACCAAAATCAAGCCGTCGCCTCTTCCCAAAACGTCGTCCCAAATTAAAAGCACAGGAAGAGAAGCGATGGCAATGGTAAAAATTGAAGATGTCTGAACTATTTTTCCGTCAGCCGGCAACCCTCTTTTTGAGAATAAGGCCGCTAAAGCGATGGTGATGGTTAAATCAACTAAATTTCCGCCGACAATATCTCCGAAAGCCAAATCAGGAACATCATTGATGGCTGAAATGATTCCAACAAATAAATTGGGCAAGGTGGCGGCAAAAGCCATAATGAAAAAAGCAACCACAAATTCGTGCAGTTTTAAAAATCTGGCTACTCCGCCCAAGGCCTCAAGTATTCCTCGTCCGACCCAGAAAAGCAGGGCGCAGGAGGCGATAAACATTATAGTATGAAAAATCATATTTTATTTTTCTTATTTTTTATGAAGAACCATTTAACAGCTTCAATTAGAAGAACTTCCAGCAGTCCCAAGCCGATAATTATCATCCAGTCGGTAATTCCGAGAGGAACAGTTTTTAATAATTCTTGGAAAACCGGCGCATAAATGGAAATGGCCAGCATCAAGA includes the following:
- a CDS encoding recombination protein RecR, whose product is MYSKSIQKLIELFSKFPTVGSRTAARFVFFLMKTSKEEIDDLVNSISALKNNVKYCGFCFNTFEGEGDFCEICSNPIRDKTLLCVVEKETDLTTLEQTKKYKGLYFVLGNRASAFKKEDVKGLRIKELEERVKSSEKYGIKADFKEIIIAINPTAEGEAASLYLERLLGPLGVKITRLGRGLPMGAELEYADEETLSSALETRK
- the rplU gene encoding 50S ribosomal protein L21 — encoded protein: MLAIIKTGGKQYVVKPGDKVKIEKLEQEAGKEIIFSEVLLTEDAGKVKVGMPLVKDTKVVGEVVKQGKSDKVITFKYKSKKRTSVKKGHRQPFTEVEIKTIS
- a CDS encoding DNA recombination protein RmuC encodes the protein MNEVFFIIIIGLLLGIVFFLIAKKDNKESGVSLREDLKGIKDELKEAREKNIEFLQYQSKESRDIVKDITSQLEKLHSDHEHVKDVKQQLGKLTDILANPKQRGILGEYFLETLLKNVFQPGQYQYQYEFKNGDIVDAVIFIKDKILPVDAKFSLENYNKILEEKNPERRGELEKIFKQDLKNRIEETAKYIRPDEGTMDFAFMFIPSEGIYYDLLVNQVGGIKISTSDLIEYAFKQKKVIIVSPTSFYAYLQTVMQGLRALKIEESAQEIIKRVGGLQKHLLNYDEFLKKLGNNLTTVVNAYNQTYKEFAKIDKDVAKLTEGEEQVEPLQIDKPNP